In Paralcaligenes sp. KSB-10, the following are encoded in one genomic region:
- a CDS encoding acetyl-CoA C-acyltransferase — MSTLQQAYIVAATRTPIGKAPRGVLSHQRPDDLLARVIQGVLAQAPSLDPAAIEDAIVGCAIPEGPQGLNVARIGALLSGLPSSVGGVTVNRFCASGLTAIAMAADRIRVGEADVLIAGGTESMSQVPTMGVSTSFSPAIFARDENLGIAYGMGLTAEQVAVRWKVSREDQDAFALRSHQRAIAAQQAGEFADEMLPLDVINRVPDLHTGKVAEIHKMVSLDEGARADTSLDALAKLRPVFAARGSVTAGNSSQISDGAGALLVVSERALKTHGLTPLARFVSFAVRGVPPEIMGIGPKEAIPRVLKHAGLKLDQMGWIELNEAFAAQSLAVIRDLGLNPEIVNPMGGAIALGHPLGATGAIRAATVIHGIRRRKFDYGMLTMCVGTGMGAAGIFERV; from the coding sequence ATGAGCACTTTGCAGCAAGCCTATATCGTCGCGGCGACTCGCACGCCTATTGGCAAGGCGCCGCGCGGCGTGTTGTCGCACCAGCGTCCCGACGATCTGCTGGCGCGGGTGATCCAGGGTGTGCTGGCGCAGGCGCCCAGCCTGGACCCGGCCGCGATTGAAGATGCGATCGTGGGCTGTGCGATTCCCGAGGGCCCTCAGGGCCTGAATGTCGCTCGCATAGGCGCCTTGCTGTCGGGGCTGCCCAGCTCGGTCGGGGGCGTGACCGTGAACCGGTTCTGCGCGTCCGGGCTTACCGCCATCGCCATGGCCGCCGACCGCATTCGCGTGGGCGAAGCCGATGTGCTCATCGCGGGCGGCACCGAATCCATGAGCCAGGTGCCGACCATGGGCGTCAGCACGTCGTTCAGTCCAGCTATTTTTGCGCGCGACGAGAACCTGGGCATTGCGTATGGCATGGGCCTGACGGCCGAGCAGGTCGCAGTGCGCTGGAAGGTATCGCGCGAGGATCAGGATGCGTTTGCGCTGCGTTCGCATCAGCGGGCGATTGCCGCGCAGCAGGCCGGCGAATTTGCCGATGAAATGCTGCCGCTCGATGTGATCAACCGGGTGCCCGATTTGCACACGGGCAAGGTGGCCGAGATCCACAAAATGGTAAGCCTGGACGAGGGCGCACGCGCCGACACCAGCCTGGATGCCCTGGCAAAGTTGCGGCCGGTGTTTGCGGCGCGCGGCAGTGTGACCGCTGGCAATAGTTCGCAGATTTCCGATGGCGCGGGTGCGCTGCTGGTGGTGTCCGAGCGCGCGCTCAAGACCCATGGGCTGACTCCTTTGGCGCGCTTTGTGTCGTTTGCGGTGCGCGGGGTGCCCCCCGAGATCATGGGTATCGGTCCCAAGGAAGCCATCCCCCGGGTCTTGAAACACGCCGGATTAAAGCTGGATCAGATGGGCTGGATCGAACTGAACGAAGCCTTCGCGGCGCAGTCTCTGGCGGTAATACGCGATCTGGGCTTGAATCCCGAGATCGTGAATCCAATGGGGGGGGCGATTGCCCTGGGGCATCCCTTGGGTGCAACCGGCGCCATCCGCGCCGCCACCGTCATACATGGCATACGCCGCCGCAAATTCGATTACGGCATGTTGACCATGTGCGTAGGCACAGGCATGGGGGCGGCAGGTATTTTCGAAAGGGTGTAG
- a CDS encoding 3-hydroxyacyl-CoA dehydrogenase/enoyl-CoA hydratase family protein, with amino-acid sequence MPTHQSAREAVASATASAISFISSHTAGGKTASSDAAARPGASFHLRKVAVCGAGVMGAQIAAHCVNAGVPVVLFDLPSKEGDKSGIAKRAIAQLKKLNPAPLGTPQLAELITPANYADDLNLLADCDLIIEAIAERLDWKRDLYHQLAPAIKPQAIIASNTSGLSITALSQALPEQLRHRFCGVHFFNPPRYMPLVELIPTADTEPALLDDLETFLVSQLGKGVVRAKDTPNFVGNRIGVFGILSVFAQAEKFGLPYDLVDELTGKRLGRAKSGTFRTADVVGLDTLAHVVRTMQDQLPDDPFHAHFGVPPVVAALIEKGALGQKTGAGFYRKEGKAILRLDPAKGEYVPADSTIDEGVAAILAERDPAKRLKALRESDHPQAQFVWAVLRDGFHYSAVHLADIADTARQVDQAMAWGFGHAQGPFEIWQSAGWCEVAGWIAEDIKAGKALSSAPLPGWVTRGPVWDAQGVQTAEGSWNPRTQKFQPRSDLPVYGRQIAAPRLVGEPDSLNDTVVFENEAVKCWTLPAPHPQEVLILSFKSKMHTLGPDVVRGIARAVDLAEASFKALVIGQLSEPFSAGADLKAMLPVFAAGGAAAVEPIEREMQDMVLRLRYAQVPVVAALAGMALGGGCELSVHCARRVAHFETYIGLVEAGIGLVPGAGGLTYCARRAAELQAEGAPDAPLLAFLKKFALAVASAQVSRSALDARQIGYLQASDTVVMNRYELLYVAVREAQAMAESGWRAPIPRTFPVAGRDGTATLKAQLLNMKVGGYISDYDFVVAEKVAHVMCGGDVDPGSLVDEAWMLALEREAFLGLLTQAKTQERIAGILKTGKPVRN; translated from the coding sequence ATGCCTACACATCAATCGGCTCGCGAGGCCGTGGCTTCGGCAACAGCGTCCGCGATTTCCTTCATCTCTTCCCACACCGCAGGCGGCAAGACCGCTTCTTCCGATGCCGCGGCCCGGCCGGGCGCGTCTTTCCATCTTCGCAAAGTGGCGGTATGTGGTGCGGGCGTGATGGGGGCCCAGATTGCGGCGCACTGCGTCAATGCGGGCGTGCCGGTGGTGTTGTTCGATTTGCCGTCCAAAGAGGGCGATAAAAGCGGCATTGCCAAGCGGGCGATTGCCCAGCTTAAAAAGCTGAATCCCGCGCCGTTGGGCACGCCGCAACTGGCCGAGCTGATCACACCCGCCAACTATGCGGACGACCTGAACCTGCTGGCCGATTGCGACCTGATCATCGAGGCCATTGCCGAACGCCTGGACTGGAAGCGCGATCTTTATCATCAACTGGCGCCGGCGATCAAGCCGCAGGCGATTATCGCCAGCAACACCTCGGGCCTGTCGATCACCGCCTTGTCGCAAGCCTTGCCCGAGCAGTTGCGACACCGCTTCTGTGGAGTGCATTTCTTCAATCCTCCGCGCTATATGCCTCTGGTCGAACTGATTCCCACCGCCGATACCGAACCGGCGCTGCTCGACGATCTGGAAACCTTTCTGGTGTCGCAACTGGGCAAGGGCGTGGTGCGCGCCAAAGATACGCCCAATTTCGTGGGTAATCGCATCGGCGTATTCGGGATTTTGTCGGTGTTTGCTCAGGCTGAAAAATTCGGCCTGCCCTACGATCTGGTCGATGAGCTGACAGGCAAGCGCCTGGGGCGCGCCAAGTCGGGTACCTTCCGCACGGCCGATGTAGTGGGCCTGGACACCCTGGCGCACGTGGTGCGCACCATGCAAGACCAACTGCCCGACGATCCGTTTCATGCGCATTTCGGCGTGCCGCCGGTGGTGGCGGCATTGATTGAAAAAGGCGCCCTGGGGCAAAAGACCGGAGCGGGTTTTTATCGCAAGGAAGGCAAGGCCATATTGCGGCTCGACCCAGCCAAGGGGGAGTATGTTCCCGCCGATTCCACGATCGACGAGGGCGTGGCCGCTATATTGGCCGAGCGCGATCCGGCCAAGCGCCTGAAGGCCTTGCGCGAATCGGACCACCCGCAGGCGCAGTTCGTCTGGGCGGTGCTGCGCGACGGCTTCCATTACAGTGCCGTGCATCTGGCCGATATTGCCGATACGGCGCGCCAGGTCGATCAAGCCATGGCCTGGGGCTTCGGCCATGCCCAGGGTCCGTTCGAGATCTGGCAGTCGGCGGGCTGGTGCGAAGTGGCCGGCTGGATAGCCGAAGATATCAAGGCGGGCAAAGCCCTGTCCAGCGCGCCGCTGCCCGGCTGGGTCACCCGCGGCCCGGTGTGGGATGCGCAAGGCGTGCAGACTGCCGAGGGCTCCTGGAATCCGCGTACGCAGAAATTCCAGCCGCGCAGCGACTTGCCCGTGTATGGCCGCCAGATCGCCGCGCCGCGCCTGGTGGGCGAGCCCGATTCCCTGAACGACACCGTTGTTTTCGAAAACGAGGCCGTCAAGTGCTGGACGCTGCCGGCGCCGCATCCGCAAGAGGTGTTGATCCTGTCGTTCAAGTCCAAGATGCACACGCTCGGTCCGGATGTGGTGCGCGGCATTGCGCGGGCGGTCGACCTGGCCGAGGCCTCATTCAAGGCCTTGGTGATAGGCCAGTTGAGCGAGCCGTTTTCGGCGGGCGCCGACCTCAAGGCCATGCTGCCGGTTTTTGCCGCGGGCGGTGCGGCGGCGGTGGAACCCATTGAACGCGAGATGCAGGACATGGTCCTGCGCTTGCGCTACGCCCAGGTGCCGGTGGTGGCCGCTTTGGCGGGCATGGCGCTGGGCGGGGGCTGCGAGCTTTCGGTGCATTGCGCCAGGCGGGTCGCGCATTTTGAAACGTATATTGGCCTGGTCGAGGCCGGCATAGGCCTGGTGCCCGGCGCGGGCGGCCTGACGTACTGCGCGCGCCGCGCGGCCGAGTTGCAGGCTGAAGGCGCGCCGGATGCGCCCTTGCTGGCTTTCCTAAAAAAATTCGCCCTGGCGGTGGCCAGCGCCCAGGTGTCCAGGTCGGCGCTCGATGCGCGGCAGATCGGCTATTTGCAGGCGTCCGATACGGTCGTCATGAACCGCTACGAGCTGCTGTATGTGGCGGTGCGCGAAGCGCAGGCCATGGCCGAGTCCGGCTGGCGCGCCCCGATACCACGCACTTTTCCGGTGGCCGGACGCGACGGCACGGCCACGCTGAAGGCGCAATTGCTGAACATGAAGGTGGGAGGCTATATCTCCGACTACGATTTTGTCGTGGCTGAGAAAGTGGCGCATGTGATGTGCGGAGGCGATGTCGACCCCGGCTCGCTGGTCGACGAGGCCTGGATGCTGGCGCTTGAACGCGAAGCCTTCCTGGGTTTGCTGACCCAGGCCAAAACCCAGGAACGTATTGCCGGCATATTGAAAACCGGCAAGCCGGTACGCAATTGA
- a CDS encoding carboxymuconolactone decarboxylase family protein produces the protein MTSPRFAQIEPENMTEPQRKVAAEIASGPRGSIRGPFLALIHQPELASRVQSLGEYLRFGTQLAPDLIELAVLVAARRWSCQYEWHAHSRIARETTTLSTAIIEAIARGEPPVGMSGDQAAVYLFCRSLHQSGEADDATFNDIAGRFGLPGALDLIALCGYYSMLAMVLNTARLPLPAGVAAPLMPLDAKGTAQ, from the coding sequence ATGACCTCGCCACGTTTTGCCCAGATCGAACCCGAAAACATGACAGAACCGCAACGCAAGGTTGCGGCCGAGATCGCCTCTGGCCCGCGAGGTTCGATCAGGGGGCCCTTCCTGGCCCTGATACACCAGCCTGAACTGGCAAGCCGGGTGCAAAGCCTGGGCGAATACCTGCGCTTCGGCACGCAGTTGGCTCCCGATCTGATCGAACTGGCCGTGCTGGTTGCGGCGCGACGCTGGAGCTGCCAGTACGAATGGCATGCCCATTCGCGTATTGCGCGCGAAACGACCACGCTATCGACTGCCATCATCGAGGCCATCGCCAGGGGCGAGCCGCCCGTCGGCATGAGCGGCGACCAGGCTGCGGTCTACCTTTTTTGCCGCAGCCTGCATCAGTCCGGTGAAGCCGACGATGCCACGTTCAACGATATTGCGGGCCGATTCGGCTTGCCTGGCGCGCTCGACCTGATAGCTCTTTGCGGCTATTACAGCATGCTGGCCATGGTGCTCAATACCGCACGCTTGCCGTTGCCCGCGGGCGTCGCTGCGCCACTGATGCCGCTCGACGCAAAAGGAACAGCACAATGA
- a CDS encoding tripartite tricarboxylate transporter substrate binding protein has protein sequence MMNLSAALAAGILALAAAPAMAQSYPSRPISIVIGFPPGGAIDTITRVIGPKMSESMGQPIVIENKPGAGGAIGAAYVARAKPDGYTIFMGTMGNFAIAPSLIKNLPYNVQKDFAPVTLVAASGFVLYVNPKLPVKTVKDLIAYGKAHPGGLNFSSSGNGGLPHMAGEMFNSATGLKMTHVPYKGSSPSIAGLIAGQVQLTFEAPAIGIPFVQSGQLVALATTGDKPLAALPNVPTVAASMPGFTISNWFGMAVPAGTPPAVVDRIQKEVAKALRQPAVKSKLESVGVEPVGNTPGEFGKYIKDETGRWAHVIKDAGIKME, from the coding sequence ATGATGAACCTGAGCGCAGCACTGGCTGCCGGCATTCTGGCCCTGGCCGCGGCCCCCGCGATGGCGCAGTCCTATCCGTCCCGGCCCATCAGCATTGTGATCGGCTTCCCTCCAGGAGGCGCAATCGACACCATTACGCGCGTCATTGGGCCCAAGATGTCGGAATCCATGGGCCAGCCGATCGTCATTGAAAACAAACCCGGCGCCGGAGGGGCCATCGGTGCGGCTTATGTGGCGCGTGCCAAGCCGGATGGGTACACGATTTTCATGGGCACCATGGGCAACTTCGCGATTGCGCCAAGCCTGATCAAGAACCTGCCCTACAACGTGCAGAAGGATTTTGCCCCGGTAACCCTGGTGGCCGCTTCGGGTTTTGTCCTGTATGTCAATCCCAAGCTGCCTGTCAAGACTGTCAAGGATCTTATCGCCTACGGCAAGGCGCACCCGGGCGGTTTGAACTTCTCGTCCAGCGGCAATGGCGGTTTGCCGCATATGGCGGGGGAAATGTTCAACTCCGCAACTGGCCTGAAAATGACTCACGTCCCTTATAAAGGGAGCAGTCCCAGCATCGCCGGCCTTATTGCCGGCCAGGTCCAGCTGACATTCGAGGCGCCCGCCATCGGCATCCCGTTCGTCCAGTCCGGCCAGCTTGTCGCTCTTGCCACCACCGGCGACAAGCCCTTGGCCGCTCTGCCCAATGTGCCGACGGTGGCGGCATCCATGCCGGGGTTCACCATATCGAACTGGTTCGGCATGGCTGTTCCGGCTGGCACTCCGCCAGCGGTCGTAGACAGAATCCAAAAGGAAGTTGCCAAGGCCTTGCGCCAGCCCGCGGTCAAATCCAAGCTGGAATCCGTGGGCGTGGAGCCGGTCGGCAATACGCCCGGAGAATTCGGCAAATATATAAAGGATGAGACCGGCCGCTGGGCGCATGTGATCAAGGACGCCGGCATCAAGATGGAATAG
- a CDS encoding amidohydrolase, giving the protein MQDCPAPDRHTKSPRFQMPPDACDCHAHVFGPQARYPFSPQRSYTPEDCTVEDYERLLATLGIDRAVIVHGGAHGTDNEVTLNALERMGARARGIVVLPPGSSHAQRHRMHDLGIRGYRMSTVVGGGVGFDQLEALSAEAKEMGWHLVLHFKHANELIELAPRIQAQHVDYVLDHLARIRGDEGLDSPAFGTLARLLDTGHAWVKLASLYRLSSQAYPHADMLPMIHRVVQMWPDRIIWGSNWPHPICPVSMPNDGDLVDLIPLWVPDAAARQKVLVDNPARLYSF; this is encoded by the coding sequence ATGCAGGACTGTCCCGCTCCCGATCGTCACACCAAATCCCCGCGTTTCCAAATGCCGCCCGACGCATGCGACTGCCATGCCCATGTTTTCGGCCCTCAAGCGCGCTACCCGTTTTCGCCGCAGCGCAGCTATACGCCGGAAGACTGTACCGTGGAAGATTACGAACGACTCCTGGCCACGCTGGGCATTGATCGCGCCGTTATCGTTCATGGCGGTGCGCACGGCACTGACAACGAGGTCACCCTGAACGCCCTTGAGCGCATGGGGGCCAGGGCGCGCGGGATCGTCGTCCTGCCTCCCGGCAGTTCGCACGCCCAGCGCCACCGCATGCATGATCTTGGCATCCGGGGCTATCGCATGTCGACGGTGGTGGGCGGCGGCGTCGGTTTCGATCAGTTGGAAGCGCTGTCGGCCGAGGCAAAGGAGATGGGCTGGCACCTGGTACTGCATTTCAAGCATGCGAACGAACTGATTGAACTGGCTCCCCGCATACAGGCGCAGCATGTCGACTATGTGCTGGATCATCTGGCGCGCATTCGCGGAGATGAGGGGCTGGATAGCCCGGCGTTCGGCACCTTGGCCCGCCTGCTCGACACCGGGCATGCCTGGGTCAAGCTGGCCAGCCTGTATCGATTGTCGTCCCAAGCCTATCCGCATGCCGACATGCTGCCGATGATTCACCGGGTCGTGCAAATGTGGCCCGACCGGATCATTTGGGGCAGCAATTGGCCGCATCCCATTTGCCCGGTTTCCATGCCCAACGATGGCGATCTGGTCGACCTGATCCCCTTGTGGGTGCCGGATGCCGCCGCCCGACAGAAGGTGCTGGTCGACAACCCCGCCCGGCTATACAGTTTTTGA
- a CDS encoding aspartate/glutamate racemase family protein, with the protein MTNPVRLGLMVPANNTTMEPEMLDWLPEGSLCKTLRVPRGEGLLTPESLPAYKKAAVELAAAFTEAPVDVIAYGCTAAGFILGPEGDAAIAKDLAAITGRPVVTTARAMLDALREIGARRIALLTPYQDDVNMRIRRFLESGDISVDHLDSFHAADVSALGRITEDEVEQRARAMIEADCDALFIACSQLPTFHILDSLQSAFGKPVLSSIQSTAQYVMRHAASRPSA; encoded by the coding sequence ATGACAAACCCTGTTCGCCTGGGCCTGATGGTGCCGGCCAATAATACGACCATGGAGCCTGAAATGCTGGACTGGCTCCCCGAAGGCAGTCTCTGCAAAACATTGCGGGTGCCGCGAGGCGAAGGTTTGCTGACGCCCGAATCGTTGCCTGCGTATAAAAAAGCAGCGGTCGAGCTCGCCGCCGCATTCACCGAGGCGCCGGTCGATGTCATCGCCTACGGCTGCACCGCGGCGGGATTCATTCTCGGCCCCGAAGGCGACGCCGCCATCGCGAAGGATCTCGCCGCAATCACCGGTCGACCGGTCGTCACCACGGCGCGAGCCATGCTCGATGCACTGCGAGAAATCGGCGCCCGCCGCATTGCGCTCCTTACTCCGTACCAGGACGATGTGAATATGCGCATTCGACGCTTCCTGGAGTCCGGCGATATCTCCGTGGATCACCTGGACAGTTTTCACGCGGCCGATGTGTCGGCGCTGGGACGCATTACCGAAGACGAAGTCGAGCAGCGGGCGCGAGCCATGATCGAGGCCGATTGCGACGCGCTGTTCATCGCCTGTTCGCAATTGCCGACTTTTCACATCCTGGATTCCCTGCAAAGCGCCTTCGGCAAGCCGGTCCTGTCTTCGATACAGTCCACCGCCCAGTATGTAATGCGGCATGCCGCAAGCCGACCGTCGGCCTGA
- a CDS encoding carboxymuconolactone decarboxylase family protein produces MSIAGIDTEIVRKSMGEPQGGASAVQHAADTYRDLLGFLPPRVEARLHVTGALDPVLLDLQEQIRSHAMNPACFDPKTVQLMVFGMLVVDLSDAATIHGIAARRAGASWEEMQAVVSLAYLFRGVSAANRGADLLARIAEREAQKPGGA; encoded by the coding sequence ATGTCCATAGCCGGAATCGATACGGAAATTGTCCGCAAATCCATGGGTGAGCCGCAGGGCGGCGCCTCCGCCGTGCAGCATGCGGCCGATACATACCGGGATTTGCTGGGCTTTCTGCCTCCGCGTGTGGAGGCCAGATTGCATGTAACGGGTGCGCTGGATCCCGTCTTGCTCGACCTGCAGGAACAGATTCGCTCCCACGCCATGAATCCTGCGTGCTTCGACCCCAAGACGGTGCAGTTGATGGTCTTCGGCATGCTGGTCGTCGATCTGAGCGATGCGGCCACCATTCACGGTATTGCGGCGCGGCGTGCCGGCGCCAGCTGGGAAGAAATGCAAGCGGTCGTGAGCCTGGCGTACTTGTTCCGGGGTGTTTCCGCGGCCAATCGCGGCGCCGATCTGCTGGCGCGGATCGCTGAACGCGAAGCGCAAAAGCCGGGCGGTGCGTAG
- a CDS encoding GntR family transcriptional regulator produces MKNSSDPQAPEAGASLTAALAIQIRAEILQGSYPPGTKLRLDDLRHHYAVSLSPLREALTRLTAEGLVQIADHRGYRVAPVSAENLREVTTLRTQMEVMAMNESILHGDAAWEDALTAAYYRLARLEEKGERSDEWEKTHRVFHLTLFSACGMPLLLRFCGTLHDLSDRYRRLFLTRHAPDENVPAEHKAIFEAAMARDKELAAQILTQHLQRTGRNVMAILEENGEA; encoded by the coding sequence ATGAAAAATTCTTCAGACCCCCAGGCACCGGAAGCCGGAGCGTCGCTTACGGCGGCACTTGCGATTCAGATCCGCGCCGAGATCCTGCAAGGCTCGTACCCGCCCGGCACCAAGCTGCGGCTGGACGATCTGCGCCACCACTATGCGGTCAGTCTCAGTCCGCTGCGCGAAGCGCTGACTCGGCTGACCGCGGAGGGCCTGGTGCAGATCGCGGATCATCGCGGCTACCGCGTCGCCCCCGTATCGGCGGAAAACCTGCGTGAAGTCACCACCCTGCGCACGCAAATGGAAGTCATGGCCATGAACGAATCGATCCTGCACGGCGATGCAGCCTGGGAGGATGCCTTGACGGCGGCGTATTACCGCCTGGCCCGCCTGGAAGAAAAAGGGGAGCGATCCGACGAATGGGAAAAAACGCATCGCGTTTTCCACTTGACTCTGTTTTCGGCCTGCGGCATGCCTTTGCTGCTGCGCTTTTGCGGCACACTGCACGATCTGAGCGACCGCTACCGGCGGCTGTTTCTGACGCGGCATGCCCCCGACGAGAACGTTCCTGCCGAACACAAAGCCATTTTCGAGGCGGCCATGGCTCGCGACAAGGAACTCGCCGCACAGATTCTGACGCAGCATCTGCAGCGCACGGGGCGCAATGTCATGGCGATACTCGAGGAAAACGGCGAGGCCTGA